In Streptomyces sp. NBC_00306, a single genomic region encodes these proteins:
- a CDS encoding TerD family protein has protein sequence MTAELVRGQNHPLPDARLEIRVSAGHPVVACATCADERGAVRDDWIAHPGSPTVHGVEVPRQATEAPRFAVDLPAVPAAVHRLNILLALPEGTGGPSQFGATAAPFLAVVAEDGSEVASFTITGLDTETALVAVEVYRRQGAWKVRAMGQGYAGGLAQLLGDQGLATAREKAAEIQAVAAPRSPRTAPAPLNTRGADGAYTRPASGQTSAVDPTVADGLGAGGGQAPAPAEPQQATTPDAPPGSGGPIDYAHPRRRSAPPPPPPAAPAAEPGQPARPVAGDATGWSMEERLYNQIWGMFEDLARAVAAYRSAVEFAENRLDQELDRALSDPRSRIGGAGDTARAAARAKCEELTTQARQALDRDLAQLSAESDVVEPALPPAFARWDNPVWHAYRVPMEIPMALRLGDLQLPETPELRIPFLIRLPLERGLWVDSGRTGSEAAMMLDEGQLRKLAVDCAVSHAARLLGVYPPGEFTVHVIDPARTAAASLAPLVESGALAGPPATGAQGVSDTLAKLTQRVDLVTMAVRGGAADALPPDLDTGEQLLIVNDFPHGFDDRAVTQLRYLADEGPAVGVHLMMVADREDASAYGPVLDPLWRSLLRITPVPDDHLADPWVRHAWTYQPLTVPPGSAVLRQVLDAVTAARRNWGR, from the coding sequence ATGACGGCCGAGCTGGTCCGGGGGCAGAACCATCCACTGCCCGACGCCCGCCTGGAGATACGGGTGTCGGCCGGACACCCTGTCGTGGCCTGCGCGACCTGCGCCGACGAGCGGGGCGCCGTCCGGGACGACTGGATCGCCCACCCCGGATCGCCCACCGTCCACGGCGTCGAGGTACCCCGCCAGGCCACCGAGGCGCCCCGCTTCGCCGTCGACCTGCCGGCGGTACCCGCGGCCGTTCACCGGCTCAACATCCTGCTCGCGCTCCCCGAAGGCACCGGCGGCCCGTCCCAGTTCGGCGCCACGGCCGCCCCGTTCCTCGCCGTCGTCGCCGAGGACGGCAGCGAGGTGGCCAGCTTCACCATCACCGGTCTGGACACCGAGACGGCGCTCGTCGCCGTCGAGGTCTACCGCCGCCAGGGCGCCTGGAAGGTGCGCGCCATGGGCCAGGGGTACGCGGGCGGGCTCGCCCAGCTCCTCGGCGACCAGGGACTGGCCACCGCCCGTGAGAAGGCCGCCGAGATCCAGGCCGTCGCCGCCCCGCGCAGTCCGCGGACCGCGCCCGCGCCGCTGAACACCCGCGGCGCCGACGGCGCCTACACCCGCCCGGCCTCCGGCCAGACCTCCGCGGTGGACCCGACGGTCGCGGACGGCCTCGGGGCCGGCGGCGGTCAGGCCCCGGCACCTGCCGAACCCCAGCAGGCCACCACACCCGACGCCCCGCCGGGATCCGGCGGCCCCATCGACTACGCGCACCCGCGCCGCCGCTCGGCCCCACCCCCGCCGCCTCCCGCCGCGCCGGCCGCCGAGCCCGGACAGCCCGCCCGGCCCGTCGCCGGCGACGCCACCGGCTGGTCCATGGAGGAGCGGCTCTACAACCAGATCTGGGGGATGTTCGAGGACCTGGCCCGTGCGGTAGCCGCCTACCGCAGCGCGGTCGAGTTCGCCGAGAACCGCCTCGACCAGGAACTGGACCGGGCCCTGTCCGACCCGCGCAGCCGTATCGGCGGCGCCGGGGACACCGCCCGTGCGGCGGCCCGTGCCAAGTGCGAGGAGCTGACCACCCAGGCGCGCCAGGCGCTCGACCGGGACCTGGCCCAGCTGTCGGCCGAGTCCGACGTCGTCGAGCCGGCCCTGCCGCCGGCCTTCGCGCGCTGGGACAACCCGGTCTGGCACGCCTACCGCGTGCCCATGGAGATCCCGATGGCCCTGCGCCTCGGTGATCTCCAGCTGCCCGAGACGCCGGAGCTGCGCATCCCGTTCCTGATCAGGCTGCCGCTGGAGCGCGGTCTGTGGGTGGACAGCGGACGCACCGGCTCCGAGGCCGCGATGATGCTGGACGAGGGCCAGTTGCGAAAGCTCGCCGTGGACTGCGCGGTCTCGCACGCGGCCCGGCTGCTCGGTGTCTACCCGCCCGGCGAGTTCACCGTCCATGTCATCGACCCCGCCCGTACCGCAGCGGCATCGCTCGCCCCGCTGGTCGAGTCGGGCGCTCTCGCGGGCCCGCCCGCGACCGGCGCGCAGGGTGTGAGCGACACGCTCGCCAAGCTCACCCAGCGGGTGGACCTGGTGACGATGGCGGTGCGCGGAGGCGCGGCCGACGCCCTTCCGCCCGACCTGGACACCGGCGAGCAGCTGCTGATCGTCAACGACTTCCCGCACGGCTTCGACGACCGGGCCGTCACCCAGTTGCGCTACCTCGCCGACGAGGGTCCGGCGGTCGGTGTGCACCTGATGATGGTCGCGGACCGCGAGGACGCGAGCGCCTACGGACCGGTGCTGGACCCGCTGTGGCGGTCCCTCCTGCGGATCACGCCCGTGCCGGACGACCATCTCGCCGACCCCTGGGTCCGGCACGCCTGGACGTACCAGCCGCTGACGGTGCCGCCGGGCAGCGCGGTGCTGCGTCAGGTGCTGGACGCGGTGACCGCCGCCCGCCGTAACTGGGGCCGCTGA
- a CDS encoding TerD family protein: protein MTVNMTKGQAISLQKSDGGTLTAVRMGLGWQAAPRRGLFGSRTREIDLDASAVLFADKQPVDVVFFRHLVSDDGSVKHTGDNLVGGAGSGGDDEAILVDLQRVPVHIDQIVFTVNSFTGQTFQEVQNAFCRIVDETNGQELARYTLDGGGQYTAQIMAKVHRAGSGWQMTALGNPANGRTFQDLMPSILPHL, encoded by the coding sequence GTGACGGTCAACATGACCAAGGGTCAGGCCATCAGCCTGCAGAAGAGCGACGGGGGCACCCTCACGGCTGTACGGATGGGGCTCGGCTGGCAGGCGGCGCCCCGGCGCGGTCTGTTCGGCTCGCGCACCAGGGAGATCGATCTGGATGCCTCGGCGGTGCTGTTCGCCGACAAGCAGCCGGTGGACGTGGTCTTCTTCCGTCACCTGGTCAGCGACGACGGTTCGGTGAAGCACACCGGTGACAACCTGGTCGGCGGGGCGGGTTCGGGCGGCGACGACGAGGCGATCCTCGTCGATCTTCAGCGAGTGCCGGTCCACATCGACCAGATCGTCTTCACGGTGAACTCCTTCACCGGCCAGACGTTCCAGGAGGTGCAGAACGCCTTCTGCCGCATCGTCGACGAGACGAACGGCCAGGAGCTCGCCCGCTACACGCTCGACGGCGGTGGCCAGTACACCGCCCAGATCATGGCGAAGGTGCACCGCGCGGGCTCGGGCTGGCAGATGACGGCCCTCGGCAACCCCGCCAACGGCCGCACCTTCCAGGACCTGATGCCGTCGATCCTGCCGCACCTGTAA
- the uvrB gene encoding excinuclease ABC subunit UvrB, giving the protein MRPVSKIERTVAPFEVVSPFQPSGDQPAAIADLERRIRAGEDDVVLLGATGTGKSATTAWMIEKLQRPTLVMAPNKTLAAQLANEFRELLPNNAVEYFVSYYDYYQPEAYVPQSDTYIEKDSSINEEVERLRHSATNSLLTRRDVIVVASVSCIYGLGTPQEYVDRMVQLKVGEEIDRDQLLRRFVDIQYTRNDAAFQRGTFRVRGDTIEIFPVYEELAVRIEMFGDEIEALSTLHPLTGEIISEDQSLYVFPATHYVAGPERMEKAVNGIEAELEQRLAELDKQGKLLESQRLRMRTTYDLEMMRQIGSCSGIENYSMHFDDRGPGSPPNTLLDYFPEDFLLVIDESHVTVPQIGAMYEGDASRKRTLVDHGFRLPSALDNRPLKWEEFKERTGQTVYLSATPGAYELSRGDGFVEQIIRPTGLVDPEVVVKPTEGQIDDLVHEIRLRTEKNERVLVTTLTKKMAEDLTDYFLELGIQVRYLHSDVDTLRRVELLRELRAGEYDVLVGINLLREGLDLPEVSLVAILDADKEGFLRSGTSLIQTIGRAARNVSGQVHMYADKVTPAMEKAIEETNRRREKQIAYNTERGIDPQPLRKKINDIVATIAREEVDTEQLLGTGYRQAKAEKPGKGAKAPVPALGGKAGRKGEVLSDRPAAELAGIIEEMTDRMRAAAADLQFEVAARLRDEVGELKKELRQMKEAGVA; this is encoded by the coding sequence ATGCGGCCCGTTTCCAAGATCGAACGTACGGTGGCGCCCTTCGAGGTCGTCAGTCCCTTTCAGCCCAGTGGCGACCAGCCCGCGGCCATCGCCGACCTGGAGCGCCGTATCCGCGCGGGTGAGGACGATGTCGTGCTGCTCGGCGCGACCGGCACCGGCAAGTCGGCGACGACCGCCTGGATGATCGAGAAGCTCCAGCGCCCCACCCTGGTAATGGCGCCGAACAAGACGCTGGCCGCCCAGCTGGCGAACGAGTTCCGCGAGCTCCTGCCGAACAACGCCGTCGAGTACTTCGTCTCGTACTACGACTACTACCAGCCCGAGGCCTACGTCCCGCAGTCGGACACCTACATCGAGAAGGACTCCTCGATCAACGAAGAGGTCGAGCGGCTGCGCCACTCCGCGACCAATTCGCTGCTCACCCGGCGTGACGTGATCGTCGTCGCCTCCGTCTCGTGCATCTACGGCCTCGGCACCCCGCAGGAGTACGTCGACCGCATGGTGCAGCTCAAGGTCGGCGAGGAGATCGACCGCGACCAGCTGCTGCGCCGTTTCGTCGACATCCAGTACACGCGCAACGACGCGGCGTTCCAGCGCGGCACCTTCCGGGTCCGCGGCGACACCATCGAGATCTTCCCGGTCTACGAGGAGCTCGCGGTCCGCATCGAGATGTTCGGCGACGAGATCGAGGCGCTCTCCACCCTCCACCCGCTCACCGGCGAGATCATCAGCGAGGACCAGTCGCTCTACGTGTTCCCGGCGACCCACTACGTCGCGGGCCCCGAGCGCATGGAGAAGGCGGTCAACGGCATCGAGGCGGAGCTGGAGCAGCGGCTGGCCGAGCTGGACAAGCAGGGCAAGCTCCTGGAGTCGCAGCGGCTGCGGATGCGCACCACCTACGACCTCGAGATGATGCGCCAGATCGGCTCCTGCTCGGGCATCGAGAACTACTCGATGCACTTCGACGACCGCGGACCCGGCTCGCCGCCCAACACCCTTCTCGACTACTTCCCCGAGGACTTCCTCCTCGTGATCGACGAGTCGCACGTCACCGTTCCGCAGATCGGCGCGATGTACGAGGGCGACGCGTCCCGTAAGCGGACCCTGGTCGACCACGGCTTCCGGCTGCCCTCCGCGCTCGACAACCGCCCGCTGAAGTGGGAGGAGTTCAAGGAGCGGACCGGCCAGACCGTGTATCTGTCGGCCACCCCCGGTGCGTACGAACTCTCCCGCGGCGACGGATTCGTGGAGCAGATCATCCGCCCCACCGGACTCGTCGACCCGGAGGTCGTCGTCAAGCCGACCGAGGGTCAGATCGACGACCTGGTGCACGAGATCCGGCTGCGCACGGAGAAGAACGAACGGGTCCTCGTCACCACCCTCACCAAGAAGATGGCAGAAGACCTCACCGACTACTTCCTCGAACTGGGCATCCAGGTCCGCTATCTGCACAGCGACGTCGACACCCTGCGCCGCGTCGAGCTGCTGCGCGAGCTGCGCGCCGGCGAGTACGACGTGCTGGTCGGCATCAATCTCCTGCGGGAGGGCCTCGACCTCCCCGAGGTGTCCCTGGTGGCGATCCTCGACGCCGACAAGGAGGGCTTCCTGCGCTCCGGCACCTCGCTGATCCAGACCATCGGCCGCGCGGCGCGCAACGTCTCCGGCCAGGTCCATATGTACGCGGACAAGGTCACCCCGGCGATGGAGAAGGCCATCGAGGAGACCAACCGCCGCCGGGAGAAGCAGATCGCCTACAACACCGAGCGGGGCATCGACCCCCAGCCGCTGCGCAAGAAGATCAACGACATCGTCGCCACCATCGCGCGCGAGGAGGTCGACACCGAGCAGCTGCTCGGCACCGGCTACCGGCAGGCGAAGGCGGAGAAGCCGGGCAAGGGAGCCAAGGCCCCCGTCCCCGCGCTCGGCGGCAAGGCGGGCAGGAAGGGCGAGGTGCTGAGCGACCGGCCCGCCGCCGAACTGGCCGGAATCATCGAGGAGATGACCGACCGGATGCGAGCGGCCGCCGCGGATCTGCAGTTCGAGGTGGCGGCCCGGCTGCGCGACGAGGTCGGCGAGTTGAAGAAGGAGCTCCGTCAGATGAAGGAGGCGGGTGTGGCCTGA
- a CDS encoding MHYT domain-containing protein, whose protein sequence is MQGTVDGFSYGLVTPVAAFVMAWLGGALGLRCTARSVRNRGSFKAGWLALGATAIGSGIWSMHFIAMLGFSVDEAPIAYDRPVVFAGLGVAVLMTGIGIFLVGYRGATPMALVTGGTITGLGIASMHYLGMAGMRLQGALAYDTVTVAASVVIAVAAATIALWAAVSVHGLLAGLGAGLVMGVAVSGMHYTGMAAVSVHLHGAAGAAGTGDDPAALLLPMLIGPVIFLVLAGVVVMFDPLLMLGEPDRRAPGSTDLRPGVPAQRTGSPSGYRAPGWAVERGERHRSDSW, encoded by the coding sequence ATGCAGGGAACAGTCGACGGCTTCAGCTACGGACTCGTCACGCCCGTGGCCGCGTTTGTGATGGCGTGGCTGGGCGGTGCCCTCGGGCTCCGCTGCACGGCACGGTCCGTCCGCAACAGGGGGTCGTTCAAGGCCGGCTGGCTGGCGCTCGGCGCGACCGCGATCGGCTCCGGCATCTGGAGCATGCACTTCATCGCGATGCTGGGCTTCAGCGTGGACGAGGCGCCGATCGCCTACGACCGGCCGGTCGTCTTCGCCGGGCTCGGCGTCGCCGTCCTCATGACCGGCATCGGGATCTTCCTCGTCGGCTACCGCGGGGCCACGCCGATGGCCCTGGTCACCGGCGGCACGATCACCGGCCTCGGCATCGCCTCCATGCACTACCTCGGCATGGCGGGGATGCGGCTCCAGGGGGCTCTGGCGTACGACACCGTGACCGTCGCCGCGTCCGTGGTGATCGCCGTCGCCGCGGCCACGATCGCCCTGTGGGCGGCGGTCTCCGTCCACGGCCTCCTGGCCGGCCTCGGCGCCGGCCTGGTCATGGGCGTGGCCGTGAGCGGCATGCACTACACCGGCATGGCGGCCGTCAGCGTCCATCTGCACGGAGCCGCGGGCGCCGCGGGCACGGGCGACGACCCCGCCGCACTGCTCCTCCCCATGCTGATCGGCCCCGTGATCTTCCTCGTGCTGGCGGGGGTGGTGGTGATGTTCGACCCGCTCCTGATGCTGGGAGAGCCGGACCGGCGGGCGCCCGGGAGCACGGACCTGCGCCCCGGGGTGCCGGCCCAGCGCACGGGGAGCCCGTCCGGGTACCGGGCGCCCGGCTGGGCGGTCGAGAGGGGCGAGCGGCACCGGTCCGACAGCTGGTGA